The window CGCAAAAATCCGGTTTTCCGGTGATCCCCTTAGCGCACAATGCCGGCGACTATTGGCCACGCAACAGCTTTTTGAAATATCCAGGGGTAATTAGGGTGAAGATTGGGCCGGCCATTAGCAGCATCGATAAAAAATCGAAAGATATAAATGCAGAGGCCGAGGCATGGATCAATAAAGCGATGCAGGAAATCGACGAGGAACGAACTGAGGGGTAAATCGAAATAGGATATTAAAACTTGACCCACAAAAAAGGCCCGCTTTCGCGGGCCTTTTTTTCAAGCTTAAAGATTAAAGCGCTACAGAAGTAGAGCTAGAAACTTTTTGTTTTGACGCATCTGGATCGTCCATGCAACCGCTCAGGCCAACAATCATCAGGGTCATAGCTAAAAGAGATAATACTTTTTTCATAACATCCTCCAAATAAAAGTTTTTTATATTTTTTCGTGTACTGAATCTAAACAAAAAATTAAGCACGGCGAGATTTAAACATGCCTAAGCAGTTTGGCGCAAACTAAATCTGTTTGGAGGAAAAAAATCTGGAATATAAGGCCCACTCGCGTGGGCCTTACTCAGGAAGGAATATCCTGCCAGGGCTAGGATTATTTAACCCCTGAACCTTGTTGGCTAGGTGAACCATAGCCTTTTGGTTTTGGATTGCCTTGGTCTGGGTCGTCCATGCAACCGCTCAAGCTTACAATCATCATCACCATAGCCAAGACAGAAAATACTTTTTTCATAACATCCTCCGATTTAAAGGTTTTTTATTTTTGTGTGTACTCAAATTCAAGCACGCAAAATTTATAGCATGACAAAACCGAGTATGCAATACCCTAGATGTTTACAAAATATCGATGTCTTTCGGCAGATTGATCTTTATGTCCTTTCCTGCCCACTGTACGGAGCCTATTGCTTGCCATTCTCCGGCCAAGTTGCTGTTCCTGAGGTCTTTTTCCCACTCAAACGGTGCTCGAATTCTCTTCATTTTGACGATAAATTGTGTGCTATCCAACTCTAAACCGGTCTTTTTTCCCCAGAACGCCGTAACTTTCATGATGAATTTTTTCAAACGCAGCTCGTCGATATTCGGCGTTACCGCAATGTTGGCCCACATGGAATGCACCCGTCCCCAATTCGGCGCCAACAGGCGGCCTTGCCGATCAACAAACGGTAACCATTGCTCTTCGCCGTTGGCATCCAAGTAGGTAATGGCCAGTAAACGGTCGTAGCCTTCGAAATGGTCGTGCAAATACAAGGCATGCGGAGTGATACCTAAAAACGTGTGAGACATCATTAAAACAGCATTGCTCATATCCGCCAGCATGCTGGTTATCGGCGACTGGCGGGTATCGACATGCAAGCGGTACAACAAGCCATAGTGAAAGCTGCTGTTGAACTGAAACAAGATCAATACCAGCAACACTTTGCTGATTTTGTGTACGCGACTTCTGGCGGGTAGTGCATGCTCCGCCTCGAAAATTCGTTCATAAAAGCTCGGCGGCAGGCTTTCGGCTGATGTAGGCAGACAACTCACATCGCACACCAGCCGCGCACGCGAATCGGCAATTGCCCGATAACGCCCGCATATCCACTGATAAAGCAGTGGTAGCTTCATGGCCCAGCCTATAATCGCTGTATAACGCATCGAGATTAAAATCTGCGCGTAAGTATCAACGCCGGCATAAACCCGCCCGTCACTATCCACCGCGTACAAATCAGTCAGTAGCCGCTCTTCGCCCAACTCGGCTAGGGCCGGATAATCGATTGCAAACACTTGTGCGGGTTTGAAATCGACACCGTGCAAAACGTCGAAATGATTCAGCGTCAAAACCGTGCGATTGCACAATGGGCATTGTTGGTCGTAAAACACCGTCAATAATGGCTGTTTGGCGCGTAGAAACCCACCAATTTTTCTATACCAGGCAAATGGCATCACCAAGGCGTAGAAAATCAGCATCCCCATTCCGAACGGGTAGATATTGAAGGATAGGGTAATGCCCAGATGTAAGGAAATTCCGATCAGAAAGTACAGCCGTCTAAACTGGCGGCGATGGAAAAACAACAGGAAAGTAAACTGGAACACGATAATGGTATAGCCGATGATTTTCTGCAGAATCTCGATATTTAACAGCCACGACAAATCCAGTGCTGACATGTAATACGGTATCGAAGACGGTAACCAGGCACCCAAGCCGTTGCGCCAATGTTCGGCAAACATCTTGTGGATCGCCGAATCAAAGTATAAAAATCCCAGACAAATCGCGACCGGCAGATAATAGGTCAATGCAGACACTTCTGGAGCCTGGTATTGAGAATAATGCACAAACGGGCGCAGCAATTTTTTTCTGAGGCTATCCACAGAGAAAGCCTGATCCATCGGCATGAAGATCAGAAAAAAATTGGCGCCGATCATGAACAAATCAAAGCCGCCGTCGAAATCGCGCTGCATCGGCGTGAAATTGACGAACAGCAACCAAAAAATGTAATTTGCAATACTGGCCGTCTGGCAGCGGTAGCCGATGACCAAGCAAAACGCCACCACCGCCCACAGCCACAGGAAGAACGGAATCATCGGAAATTCGACGTCCATGAACGGGATGGGATCGAATATCAAGTGGTTGAAATACAGCAGAAAGAACACTTCCTGCAGTGTCACCAACCCGAACAATAGTCTGAAAAGGCCTACGCCGGTAGCGGGTACTTTTTTGGAATAAAGAACATTTATTTTCTGAACTAACAGTTTGTACATAGCGGGTCGGCAGGTCAAAAGGCCACGGATTATAAGGTATTTAAACTAGGCATGCTTCAGGCAAAAAAAAAAGCGGCTACGGGATCTATCCGTAGCCGCTTTTTCCAGAAAAGCTTTGTAAGCGAGGGGTGTAGCTTACTCTTCGTCTTTAGGCTCAGCAAAAACCCATTTTACAAAGAAGTATCCTGCAGCGATGATAACCAGCGCTCCAATCATGCCCGACGGTTCTTTCAGCATTTCTGTTAAATCTAAGATCGCTCCCATGGGTGCCTCCTACCTTTAGTTAGTTGTTATAAAATGTGCCATGTCTTTGGCGGTCGAGCTTCATATGTTACTTTAGCCACCTTCAAAGTCAAGCGATTCATGGCTATCGGGGAAACATCCGACCGTAATTGCCATCCAGGCGGATTATGGTAGTATGCCCTCTCAACCAGATTTTTGAGAATTATAAAAATAGTTAACAGTTACAAGGGGAATAGAGATGATTGGTGGCGTAATAATGATTTTGACGGCAATCTGGGTTTATCAAACCCTGATAAAAGCCAAAACGGGTAATGTTCTGATGTGGGTAGCCGGCTGTGCAATAGTGTTCTTGGTCATTCAGGTGATGTTCTACAACATCAACATCATGATCATCGACGGTTTGGACGGTAAAGATGTCGGCGGCGAATATGATCGCGACCTGACCAGCGTCGGCGATAGAAAAACCCAGGAAGGCGCAGGCGGCTGGTTCATGCC of the Methylomonas sp. MK1 genome contains:
- a CDS encoding DCC1-like thiol-disulfide oxidoreductase family protein; amino-acid sequence: MYKLLVQKINVLYSKKVPATGVGLFRLLFGLVTLQEVFFLLYFNHLIFDPIPFMDVEFPMIPFFLWLWAVVAFCLVIGYRCQTASIANYIFWLLFVNFTPMQRDFDGGFDLFMIGANFFLIFMPMDQAFSVDSLRKKLLRPFVHYSQYQAPEVSALTYYLPVAICLGFLYFDSAIHKMFAEHWRNGLGAWLPSSIPYYMSALDLSWLLNIEILQKIIGYTIIVFQFTFLLFFHRRQFRRLYFLIGISLHLGITLSFNIYPFGMGMLIFYALVMPFAWYRKIGGFLRAKQPLLTVFYDQQCPLCNRTVLTLNHFDVLHGVDFKPAQVFAIDYPALAELGEERLLTDLYAVDSDGRVYAGVDTYAQILISMRYTAIIGWAMKLPLLYQWICGRYRAIADSRARLVCDVSCLPTSAESLPPSFYERIFEAEHALPARSRVHKISKVLLVLILFQFNSSFHYGLLYRLHVDTRQSPITSMLADMSNAVLMMSHTFLGITPHALYLHDHFEGYDRLLAITYLDANGEEQWLPFVDRQGRLLAPNWGRVHSMWANIAVTPNIDELRLKKFIMKVTAFWGKKTGLELDSTQFIVKMKRIRAPFEWEKDLRNSNLAGEWQAIGSVQWAGKDIKINLPKDIDIL